A window of the Diceros bicornis minor isolate mBicDic1 chromosome 30, mDicBic1.mat.cur, whole genome shotgun sequence genome harbors these coding sequences:
- the LOC131394462 gene encoding olfactory receptor 7G1-like, which produces MEPTNETGVLEFFLMEVTEIPELQSIVFSLFLSMYLVTVLGNLLIIMAVSFDSHLHTPMYFFLSNLSFIDICLSTTTIPKILGNIQAQNQSISYTGCLTQVCFVLAFAGLDSCLLSAMAHDRYVAICHPLRYTVIMNPHLCGVLILLSLFISIMDALLHSLMVLRLSFCTDLEIPLFFCEVVQLIKLACSDTLINNILIYFASSIFGGIPLCGIIFSYIQIATSVLRMPSVGRKYKAFSTCGSHLAVVSLFYGTAFDVYISSSLTNSSRITAVVSMMYTVVPQMLNPFIYSLRNRDMKGALRKLISI; this is translated from the coding sequence ATGGAACCCACAAATGAAACAGGTGTTTTAGAATTCTTTCTCATGGAAGTTACAGAGATTCCTGAACTGCAATCAATTGTTTTCAGCTTGTTCCTGTCCATGTACCTGGTCACCGTCCTggggaacctgctcatcatcATGGCTGTCAGCTTTGACTCCCATCTGCACACCCCcatgtatttctttctctccaaTCTGTCCTTTATTGACATCTGTTTAAGCACAACGACTATCCCAAAGATCCTGGGGAACATCCAAGCTCAGAATCAGAGCATCAGTTATACAGGCTGCCTCACACAGGTCTGTTTCGTCCTGGCTTTTGCAGGTTTGGATAGTTGTCTTCTTTCAGCAATGGCCCatgatcgctatgtggccatTTGCCACCCACTGAGATATACAGTCATCATGAACCCCCACCTCTGTGGAGTGCTGATTCTTCTCTCCCTGTTTATTAGCATTATGGATGCCCTCCTCCACAGTCTGATGGTGTTGCGACTGTCCTTCTGCACAGACCTGGAAATCCCCCTCTTCTTCTGTGAAGTTGTTCAGCTCATCAAGCTTGCATGTTCTGATACCCTCATCAATAACATCCTGATATATTTTGCATCCAGCATATTTGGTGGCATTCCTTTGTGTGGAATAATCTTCTCTTATATTCAAATTGCCACCTCTGTTTTGAGAATGCCATCAGTGGGCAGAAAGTATAAAGCTTTTTCCACCTGTGGGTCTCACCTTGCAGTTGTATCCTTATTCTATGGGACAGCTTTTGATGTGTACATTAGTTCTTCTCTTACTAACTCTTCCAGAATCACTGCAGTGGTTTCAATGATGTACACTGTTGTCCCTCAAatgctgaaccccttcatctaTAGCCTGAGGAACAGGGACATGAAGGGAGCCTTGAGGAAACTCATCAGTATCTAA
- the LOC131394466 gene encoding olfactory receptor 7G1-like — MGHRNQTYISEFFLMGLTDDPELQPLIFCLFLSMYLVTILGNLLIILAVSSDSHLKTPMYFFLSNLSFSDICLNTTTIPKMLVNIQAYNHSITYLGCLTQACFVLISVGLENCLLAAMAFDRYTAICHPLRYTVIMNSRFCGLLILLSLFVSIVDALLHSLMVLQLTFCANLEIPLFFCEVVQIIKLACSDTFINNIVIYFAAGLFGGIPVCGIIFSYTQIVFSVLQMPSVNGKYKAFSTCGSHLSVVSLFYGTGLGVYISSALTKSSRNTAVASMMYTVIPQMLNPFIYSLRNRDMKKSVIKFIGKIPFVFQ, encoded by the coding sequence ATGGGGCACAGAAATCAAACATATATTTCAGAATTCTTTCTCATGGGATTGACAGATGATCCAGAACTGCAGCCCCTTATTTTCTGCCTGTTCCTGTCCATGTACCTGGTCACCATCCTGGGAAACCTGCTGATCATCCTGGCTGTCAGCTCTGACTCTCACCTCAAAACTCCcatgtatttctttctctccaaTCTGTCCTTTAGTGACATCTGTTTAAACACAACCACAATCCCAAAGATGCTAGTGAATATCCAAGCATATAATCATAGCATCACTTACTTAGGCTGCCTCACCCAGGCCTGTTTTGTCCTGATTTCTGTTGGTTTGGAAAATTGTCTTCTTGCAGCAATGGCCTTTGATCGCTACACGGCCATTTGTCATCCACTGAGGTACACAGTCATCATGAACTCCCGCTTCTGTGGACTGCTGATTCTTCTCTCACTGTTCGTAAGTATTGTGGATGCCCTCCTCCACAGTCTAATGGTGTTGCAACTGACCTTCTGCGCAAACCTAGAAATCCCACTATTTTTCTGTGAAGTTGTTCAGATCATCAAACTTGCATGTTCTGATACCTTCATCAATAACATTGTTATATATTTCGCAGCTGGCCTATTTGGTGGTATTCCTGTGTGTGGAATCATTTTCTCTTATACTCAAATAGTCTTCTCTGTTTTGCAAATGCCATCAGTGAATGGAAAGTATAAAGCTTTTTCAACTTGTGGTTCTCATCTCTCAGTTGTGTCCTTATTCTACGGGACAGGTTTGGGGGTATATATTAGTTCTGCTCTTACTAAGTCTTCCAGAAACACTGCAGTGGCTTCAATGATGTACACTGTTATCCCTCAAATGCTGAACCCCTTTATCTATAGCCTGAGAAACAGAGACATGAAAAAGTCCGTGATAAAATTCATTGGTAAGATACCATTTGTTTTTCAGTAG